The genomic stretch ATCTTCACCTCGGTCCGGTCGGCATACTCGTGGTGGTCGAGGAGTTTGCGTGCAACAACACTGCAGAGCTGTTCTATCTCATTGACTTCACCGTTGATCGCCTCCTGCAGCACCTCATCGATCACCTCGAAGTTGCGGGAGAGGTTTGCACCCTTCAGGCTCCCGGGAAGGTCGACGAAGACATCGAAATTCGAGATAAAAATGACCGGGCGTTTGCCGGGACGGGTGACTTCAACCAGTTTCTTTACATTTTTTACGCCGACCCTCGTCAGGTTGATGCGGACATCAGGTGTGGTCGACTGAACGTCAGGCAGTTCCATGTATCTAAACCTCAATGACTGGGACGAATTATCGTCGTTCCGGCGCCGAACAACCTATCAAGGCACCGGAATTAGAATGGAATTAGGTTTCCCCTATAATTATTTATGAACTTCGTTATCACATAATGCTGGTATCGTATGGTCGAGAAGTATTTTGATGCCGACGCCGACATGGGCGTGCTGGCCGGAAAAAGGATCGCGGTCATCGGCTTCGGGTCGCAGGGGCGAGGACAGGCCCTGAACCTGCGGGACTCGGGGTGTGACGTGATCATCGGGGTGAGACCAGGCAAAAGCTGGGAAACCGCGATTAAGGACGGCTTTGAGGTTTTCCAGGTGGCGGAAGCCGCACAGGCAGCCGACATCATTCAGGTACTCCTTCCTGACGAGAACCAGGCGGCGATCTACCAGGAGTCCATCAGGCAGGGGCTCGTGAAGGGCAAGACCCTGATGTTCTCCCACGGCTTCAACATCCTCTACGGGCAGATCGTCCCCCCGCCGGACGTGAACGTGGTGATGGTGGCGCCGAAGGGGCCGGGCCACATGGTGCGGCGGACCTATGAGGAGGGCAAGGGCGTGCCGGCGCTCATCGCCGTGGAGCAGGACGCCACCGGCGACGCCAAGGCGATCGCCCTCGCCTATGCGAAGGGGATCGGCGCCACCCGCGCCGCCGTCTTCGAGACCTCCTTCAGGGAGGAGACCGAG from Methanofollis fontis encodes the following:
- the ilvC gene encoding ketol-acid reductoisomerase, with the translated sequence MVEKYFDADADMGVLAGKRIAVIGFGSQGRGQALNLRDSGCDVIIGVRPGKSWETAIKDGFEVFQVAEAAQAADIIQVLLPDENQAAIYQESIRQGLVKGKTLMFSHGFNILYGQIVPPPDVNVVMVAPKGPGHMVRRTYEEGKGVPALIAVEQDATGDAKAIALAYAKGIGATRAAVFETSFREETETDLFGEQAVLCGGCTALVRAGFETLVANGYAPEMAYLEVLHELKLIVDLIYEGGFTKMRDSISNTAQYGDITRGPRVIGPESYAAMQEILEEIQDGRFAKEWILENMTRRPVFNALTRADEEHEIEQVGAQIRALMPQFQNK